The Cicer arietinum cultivar CDC Frontier isolate Library 1 chromosome 1, Cicar.CDCFrontier_v2.0, whole genome shotgun sequence genome contains the following window.
AAAATAAAGGAATGAGGATGAGTTCTTTACAAAAATCAACAATTGACATCATTaccatttattttaatgtttcttaatatctttctttgtttttaactAGTTTAGTAGATGTATATAGTGTtagaaaattaagaaattcaCGGCAAGGGTTCTTAATATCTTTCTTTgtctttattctatttttttccaTCATGATAGTTTTTCTATTGACAACTTTTACATTATATTTGTAGATATGGGTCGTCCAAAAACAAATTTGAAACGCATTCAAAATGAGAAAGCTCGAAAAACAACTTTTGTTCACCGAAAGAATGGATTATCAAAGAAAGTTTCGGAATTTTCAAGCATATTTGGAGCTGAAGTTTGCTTAATTGTGTATGACAGTGATGGTAGTGATATACCAATGACTTTTCCAGAAAATGCCACAACTGTACAATCTATGCTTAAAAAGTATGAGCATCAAAAGATTGAGACTACTCTTGAGGAATTTGGCGTCAAAGACTACTATGCCAATAAGAAAAATTTAGTCGAAGCTCAGATTTCCAGAGTGCGTAAGGAGATCCTCAAGAAAAAGTATCCAACTTCGAGCCCAATTTTTAATAACATGGAAGAGGAGCAACTCAAAGCTTTCATTGCTTTTGTAGATTCCAAGATTGAAGCTTGTAATCACATGCTGAAAAATATGCAACAAAAAGACACTTGCTTCGTACAAAACATGGCTCAAGATAGTGATGTCTGCTTACATTCAAGTCAAGATAATGTAGTAATGCATAGTCTTCCTCACATGCAACATATTACTGATTGTATGGAGCCAACCAATGATGAAATTAGTGAGTGGATAGATTTCAGTGATCTTTCTGATTTGCCACCAGTTCCGTCGACAAACCAACTTAGTAAACTTGTTGACTGGGATGATATGAAGATTGAATCTGAGGAATTTACTAGCTTCATACAAAACACTATGCAAAACATTACTTATGACAATATTCTATCCTCACATTCAAGCCAACTTGATGTGAATCATAACATTCCTCAAATGCAAAATATCAATGGTTGTATGCTGTCACTTTACGATGACATTTGTGATACGGTGGATTTTACTGATCTTATTGATTGGGATAATATAGTTGTTTAATCTAAGGATTTTACTATTTCAGTAGATGATTTTATGTGTATTTAAACAAAGAAAGATATTCATAATATAATATGCACCTTGTTTTAATCACATAAGTTTGTTCTTTGACAGTTATCATGTATAGTTTTAGTTTTATAACtgttttagtttattgaatTCAATTCATTCAACCATGAATAGAGGTTACTtgcaattattttaattgttatgtaTACCTTGTTTTCTATTATCCATTGTTACGTAACACTATGCAACAAATTTTAGAATTTGCACATAATTTTCCCGCGGATATATCGGCAACACAATTAAACATATCTGCAACAAATTTTTTGTTGAGATTATAACTGTAAGCTTTTTCTTGCAACCGTTAATTCAAACATTTCATAGGTAAATTTCCTTTAAATGTTTCAGTAGGCAATTCCGCAATGCAGATGTGTATTAAATTATCATCCACATAAATTCACAGGAAAGATTtgcaaaattattaaatacggttaaccattttttttgttataatcattttgaatagtttattttaatataaatataaatcaaattacattcaataaatgcaaaatagcatatgaaaatatttttatataatttttataaatagtttttagGAGTATTTTGATAAACAATTGTTTCTATCTGAATTGGTGAACTTTGGTTACAATAAATAATTGGAAGACAAGAAGCATTATCGATGAACTGGTAACTGGTGAACTTtggttaaaataaataataggaAGACTACAACCATTATCGACAAGCTTATTATAACATGACAAGCAACACAAAACAATTGCTATTCTCTTAATTTAGCTCTAATACAGCAGATCTgcaaaataagaagaaaatcaGTGGACATATTCATATAGAAAATCAGTGTAAATGTCAATGACAGAACCATAagtttttttctgttttttttttttttttaaattgtggaAGGggaatttttattaatcaatgtaGCAGTTCAGGTAGAaacaaattatttgaagaaGAGTGAACATAAACAATTCTTCTCCTCTCATATtacttgtaaaaaataattttagttctcACATGCAAAGAAACTAATATAATCTAAAGTTACCTCCTTACCTTATAttcaaacaagtcaaaaaaattatcaatgtcAAGCCAAATTCAATATTAAAATCTAACTTCATTTTCAAGGTGGACTGATTAAACCAACTTTTTATGTCCATATCTATTTCTCGTTTCAACTCTGCAGTGAGTATGACGTAACTTAGTAGAAGCAAAATAAAAGATAAGCAGCACAGTTCCAACTTGACTTATAAgatgtaaattttttgatgttaACTATTAGTTTGCTAACTATTGGTACAACTAATTATGATGATAAAAGATAATCATAATTCAAGTATTGAGAAGAACACCTTCAGCCATTTAAGTTCACACTGTGAATTGGTCACACAAGATATAATGCATATAAGTAAACTAGGTACAGCTGCATTACCCAATATCcttgataaatttatataaataagcaTTACCCAATATTAGTGATAAATTTCTATAAATAAGCATTACCCAATATCAGTGATAAATTTCTACAAATTAGTTCTGGTAAAAAAGAGCATAGATCAACCCCAAAAGAAATCATATTTTAGAGAAGAAGGTGCTTCTCTTGTTCATAGAGTTGCAGGGTCTTATCCAGGAACTACCATATTATGAGTTGGGAATATTGTTTTCCGTGTAGCATTTGGAAGGGACTTTTCTGAAGGAGGAGAGCATAAAAAATATGGGTTCCAAAAGATGTTTGATGAGTACCAGGAACTACATGGAGGATTCAGTGTTGGTGACTTCTTTCCTTCTTTGGAGTGTATACACAACTTGACAAGCATGAAAGCAAGACTCTAAGAAACTTTTTGGACACAAGGCTTGCAATAAAGTAAGGGAACATAAGGACCTTGTAGATATTTTACTTGAGATGCAGATGAATCGCTCGGGCAATAATCTTGGTAAGTGAAGCCTTAATAACCATGTGTTTGGTTTTGGTTTATCTCTAATATGTTGAAAGTGGAGAAGGTATTAGTCTATTAGGTATTGAGTAAATAGCCATTTGGGTCTTTGAATGTGTCAGTCGATGTCACTATAGTCTTCGGATGCATGAAACAAAAAAAACGCACATAATGTAATTTTTGCTAGTTAAATTGGTCCTCGTGTTTTTTTTAGTCAATTTGGTTATCAACCGTGTCATTCATTTGTCAATTTGGCACATGAAATAACTAATAGACTAATTTGGTTATCACACTCATGATGTTTTTAAGTTTCAATACATTCAGAGACTATAATGACACCATCTCATACATGTAcgaccaaattaattatttacttcaATTCACTTTTGCCTAATTGAAAAATGGCAGGTTAACAATACCTTGTTTCATTTTTGCAGGATATGTTTGCTGCTGGAACTGATACGTACCCTTGATTGGGCAACGACAGAGCTGCAAATGAATCCTCATGTTATAGGAAACGCACAAACGGAAGTGCACAGCGTACTAGGAAAAAAAAGAGTTGTTGCAGAGTGTGATATACATCAACTTCAGTACACGAGGGCTGTTAAATTAGTGGATATCCAAAGAAGCTAAGCCACATGCAAGATTTCAGTTTAGTCTATTAGCCgttcaaataataataagtcAAAATCAAAAATTGAGAGAATGGAGAGACAGCAACATCAAATGAAGATATTGCCATATGGGGTCAATGACCGAGACCACCATGACCGAGACCACCAGGATAAGGAGGCATTCACCTACAagctaaaagttcatatgatGAGGTGGAGATGCCGTGTATGCGTACTCTTCTTACTACTATATAATCAAAATCCATATTTAACTGACACAATTAAATCCTCAAAAAGATAAAACAAGCCATCTTGATTATAAGAGTAAGAATTGTATTTGTATAAGATTGTTCTGAGGTCTACAAAGACCAATATAAAATATCTATCTAAGACATGAATCTagaaacataaattaattaaccTTTTGACTCCTGTAGGAATGGCATTATGAATCACATGATgataagtaaaatattattattaattttcataatgtAGACCAATCCATTATAAGAGACTGTCCTGGAGAGAGTATAAGAGAGTCTTAGTTTAAGCCAGTTTAATGACAGTAAAAGTAACTATAAAGCTTTAGTGTTATGTTGGCATTTAGAACATTAACTGTGTTAATAAAAGGTTGTgcgaaaaataaaaaacaagcgTTATATGTTGATTTCACTGTTATGTGAATTAGTTTGCTGCAAAGCTTAAGGATTTGGAATCGTTTGCATACAGCCTCTTGCCTCAATACTCTCTATGCAACACATGCCAAGAACTCTGCTACCATGAAGAATCATGACAACCACCACTGGTTTATGATGGCATGGATGCAAAACAACCACAAAATTGCATGAACAGACCTAATATAAAGAGAGAATCAAACAGAACAGAATGAACAAAATACCTTAACACTATGCACGAATGAAATTGTTAGAAACCTGAGATTCTTTTTAGTATTGCAAATGAAACGGTGAGAGAATTAGGAATCTGAAAGTGTGAACATGAAATCACGAGCAATGGATCGGATTGTCTGAAGCAAATTCTTCGACAAACCAAAGTTAAATTGTACAATAACCAAGTTAAAGAAAACTGAGATAACAttaattcaacaaaatttaaaaactacgtATTCATGAAAATTATGTAAAACAATTAATTGaatttctaaaattgttttgttACAAACAATACACGCCACAGTAGCTTTCTTAGAAATCTGGATCAAACATTAGCACATAGATCAAGTTAGTTGTGAAGAAAATTTTAATTGCTGAATAGATTCTATATAGCATTAATGACGTAATCAAAGTATCAATACCTCTATGCAAGCAGAAATGGCTGCACTGTCAGAACCATTTGTCTCCTTCAACTTGACAATATACTTCAATCTCAAAAAACCACCAGATCTGCAACTAAAGCAATTtgcaaattgaaaatgttcaaaaaacaaaacacacaaatataataaatcagaagaaaaatcctaattcagaagaaaatcaaaatactaaCTCACTTTCACTTAAGGTGGCAATGAAGGTCAAAAAATAGGAGATTCTACAGTTTACAAAAATGAGGAGTGAAATGAGAATAAAGGAAAATGGCGAAAAACGAGAATAAAAGAAATCAGAGAGTGGCGCGCAACACTTACGACAACGACGAGGTTACGATGGAGGTGAAGTTGAGATATGACGTAGAGAGGTTGAGATGCGATGGAGGCGACAACGGCAAAGTGGAGAAGCAATGGCGGTGTGGCTGCGAGATTGAGATTTGATGGCGGCGAGGTTGAGTTCGGCGAGGCTGAGTTCAACTTTAAGTTCGCCTTTAAATTGTTAGCTTTCTTAGAAACCCAACAGGAGGCAAGACGGATACACAAATTGCAAATTAATTTGTtctcattaattataattatttgttgaaTATCAAGccatttttataatttctatttatACAAAGAATATCCTTAATAAATGCATCAAGTCATTTTTCCTGATATATATAAATCCAACAGGAGACATGACCAATGCATTGGTCTCTTGGTATACGATTTGGTCTATTGGTAGGGATCGAGAACTTCTTCTACATATATTATGCATgtgaaaagtaaaataaaatatattcatacatttagaataattatttcaCACCCTCACAAACTCCACCAATTTAGACATACAAGCTATATTATATAGTATACAGCACTCCAGTGTAAAGTCAAATTTAGTAGTATACAATTGAATaccttttgaaatttgaatgaaAAAGGAAATATTGGTAGCATAACACGATAAAACTACTACCATGTTGTGGAGAATAAGAGAACCATACTCATATTAACCTCAATCACCAACCAACAGGTAGctcttttaattcaatttacAACTCAACAAGAAACACACTAACATAATCAAACGACAAGATTTCTACGCGTGTTGCATTAATTAAACTATCCAAATATTTATGAACAGACAAACTAACATTTCAATCCTAAATCCTAAGACTATAATCATTCGATTCCAAatactgaaaaataaaaaaaaaaatgacacatTATATCTTACTACATTATACAAATCATAAACAAATGTAGAAAGTTAGGCTCAATATAAAACTTAAGCAAATTATATTATTGCCATCTTATAATTGTCACTTAAAAccatttttcttgtagtgtataTTTAGTGTCTGATGGACAACACCAATAAGGTAGTTTATAATCTAGTTTATAGtttattagattaatttataaGTTTCTTTGTTCACAATAAGAGTGTTACGGTAACAAACTTTTTACACTAGCTTATTGTTTTTTCTGATATGCTATTTTAATAGGATGtgagtttataatttataattttttacattttcttctatttaaattttataatttttttttttaccattatgtaatataaaataattatttcactCACTCACCCACTAGTTCATATAGTTGGATTCATGGTTCATGTATATCTTCTTTTCGGTGAAGAGTTGGAGTCagaatttttaatttcttaactaaataactcaaaaaaattgaactttcatgttattaatcttACAAGAAATTTGCCAAACACAAATTGATTAAGGTATGCattgtcatatttattattatttcttcatcttctaatTTATCACTATGATAGAGATAAATTCATTTTATgcaaaattataaacaataaatgaattacattatttttacGCTGACTATTGATACACATGAATTTTGGTAAACTTTTAGAGaactatttaaatttaagtttgtattgttataaaaaaaaagtaaatgatgtacaaaacaaaatgaattgtTTGGTTTTGGCTTTATTTGTCTGAGcctcattgttttttttttttttttttttttttactataaatgaaataaatacaataagAGATAAAGAGAAGGGGAAATGTGAGAGAGGTATAAGTGAAATGGACAATCACATTGAAAGTAAAAGCATGGGAGAAAGGTGGAAGTGACGGGTATGGGAGATTCAGTGCCTTGCTTTTGTTTTTGTAATCTTATGTGAAAaactatttatcaattttttattatagaaaacTAATTCTTTTGATGCTGGAGTGACTTTTAAATGGATCGAATTGGCTTTTAAATGGACCGAATAATATGAAAAGATTTTTTCCGAGCTTTGTATTAAGTTCATTATGAAGAATAGACGTGTATCGTTTAGATGGAACGACATTAACTGAgaatttgaatatattattaaGCGAATATGTATATTCAAAGCTTTGAGGAATAAGTATGATGAAATGACGAGGGGCGGATTTGGAGATTTTTAAAGTTTGAAGACATCGGGTTATGATTGAATCATGTTACGGGAAAGCTCAATTGTTCGGATGAGTGGTGGGATATAAAGATTAAGGTTAATTTCTTTCATATATTGATCTGATTAAGTTACAAATAAATTAGGAATAAGATCTCTAATTCAATGTTTGAATATTATATGTATGTTGGAGAAACCTGAGACtaaaaagttttataataaATCAATAGATCAACTTAGAAATTGTGGAACCAATATAATTATGCAAATGGTGTAAAAAAATAGTTGCACCCTCTATGGCACCCATTATGGATCCTAATGTTATTCCACTTGTTGAGCATATGGAtatgaattttgaaattgaggaataaaataaagaaaatggcGAGGAACACATGCATCATTACCAAAGTGATGGAGATCATATTTATATAGAGTATAATCAATATCCTTCTCATTTATTTAATGATGACAATTCATTTTGACTTGGTTTCATGGAAGAGTAGGACAATACCAAAGTACCTATCTGAGGTGTTGGAGCTACCCAAGTACCTAACCAAGTTGATGGTACCAAAAAGAGGTGTTGGAGCTACCCAAGTACCTAACCAAGTTGATGGTACCAAAAAAAACTAAGGAAAAGCATCTAACATGGTTGTTGAGATATTAAATTATGATGATAATGCCAATAAGTATAGTACTAGTAATTCAACTATTGCAGCAACATTTACTGTTATTAATAGGATGGTTGACTTCACTATCGGTGGGTCTAATTTATGCATCATTGAACCACCAAATATAGTAAGTATTTCTAGATGTTCATTGTAACATTCTGCTTTTTCGATATATTAACTAACGAAATTCTAAACGTAAAGAtacaaattcatttattttttacaagatTATCTTATatactcatttactttaaaaccaattaataactttttcaattgtatttcaaaaattgtGAATCAGAGTATTCACaattataaaagtaaatttaatatataaaacaaaagaaactcttaAAGCAAAAAATCTTTGCGTTTTACTATCCAAAAATAAATCATAGTTGATCATAAATGTGAACGTTTGTGAAAAACTCACCCAAAAGTCTAACACCAGTACAAAAGTATCTTGAAGCCTCCAACTACATGTTATTGTGTTTCCTTGCATTTCTCTTACTAGGTTGACCTGCAATAttactattttacttttaaaactaaaatataatttcctacacaataataataataataataataataataataataataataataataataataataatcataataataataataataataataataataataataatatcaaacaccattttcaaaattattcatCATCATAAAACCATTtactaaaattagttttttttttactagtaacaacaataacaactttaccataaaaattaatttattttttttccaaaagatCAAGAAGTGATTTTGTTATATAAACAATGAAAAGTGGTTAGACAAAGTTAATATTATCGTAATTAAAGAGTTATTATTTGAGGGAATGAATCACTAACTCATTTAGAGGTTTTCTTaaatttcttcctttttttctcCCAAGCCcttttaatcataataataataataataataataataataataataatatcaaacaccattttcaaaattattcatCATCATAAAACCATTtactaaaattagttttttttttactagtaacaacaataacaactttACCANNNNNNNNNNNNNNNNNNNNNNNNNNNNNNNNNNNNNNNNNNNNNNNNNNNNNNNNNNNNNNNNNNNNNNNNNNNNNNNNNNNNNNNNNNNNNNNNNNNNNNNNNNNNNNNNNNNNNNNNNNNNNNNNNNNNNNNNNNNNNNNNNNNNNNNNNNNNNNNNNNNNNNNNNNNNNNNNNNNNNNNNNNNNNNNNNNNNNNNNNNNNNNNNNNNNNNNNNNNNNNNNNNNNNNNNNNNNNNNNNNNNNNNNNNNNNNNNNNNNNNNNNNNNNNNNNNNNNNNNNNNNNNNNNNNNNNNNNNNNNNNNNNNNNNNNNNNNNNNNNNNNNNNNNNNNNNNNNNNNNNNNNNNNNNNNNNNNNNNNNNNNNNNN
Protein-coding sequences here:
- the LOC101513643 gene encoding agamous-like MADS-box protein AGL82 yields the protein MGRPKTNLKRIQNEKARKTTFVHRKNGLSKKVSEFSSIFGAEVCLIVYDSDGSDIPMTFPENATTVQSMLKKYEHQKIETTLEEFGVKDYYANKKNLVEAQISRVRKEILKKKYPTSSPIFNNMEEEQLKAFIAFVDSKIEACNHMLKNMQQKDTCFVQNMAQDSDVCLHSSQDNVVMHSLPHMQHITDCMEPTNDEISEWIDFSDLSDLPPVPSTNQLSKLVDWDDMKIESEEFTSFIQNTMQNITYDNILSSHSSQLDVNHNIPQMQNINGCMLSLYDDICDTVDFTDLIDWDNIVV